From one Rhizobium lentis genomic stretch:
- a CDS encoding LacI family DNA-binding transcriptional regulator, with protein MAAEQKKGRRARLDDIAARCGVSISTVSRALAGEKGVRPEIRKLVLETASAVSYALPASVAGKKVMLVASGAAMIDYVRNQFTLHVLEGLNARAAALGIEVAMRPVTDKKDEARVVAEVRDDPSFGGMLILTVDEEDMLAAAASLGKPVVLVNSDDPYMRLSSVTPCNRSAAFIAAERLIQAGHQRILFMLRPGRRTIERRLEGWRDALRHHGLTAEADLVLEVDDWLPELGAEAITRLVGDKGLSFTAVLTAGDSLASGAVRGLQAMGYAVPQDVSVMGIDDLPQSAFLNPPLSTVHIPMRELGATALDLLRDMMLGLATPRRRVELSCHLVERSSVAAVSPVREGR; from the coding sequence ATGGCCGCGGAGCAGAAAAAAGGCAGACGTGCGCGCCTGGACGACATCGCCGCCCGATGCGGCGTATCGATCAGCACCGTGTCGCGGGCGCTCGCCGGCGAAAAGGGCGTCAGGCCTGAGATCCGCAAGCTGGTGCTGGAAACGGCAAGTGCGGTCAGCTACGCCCTGCCGGCGAGCGTGGCCGGCAAGAAGGTCATGCTTGTCGCCTCCGGCGCGGCGATGATCGACTATGTCCGCAACCAGTTCACCCTCCACGTCCTCGAAGGATTGAATGCGCGCGCCGCCGCGCTCGGCATCGAGGTTGCAATGCGCCCTGTCACAGACAAGAAGGATGAAGCCCGTGTCGTCGCCGAGGTGCGGGATGACCCGAGCTTCGGCGGCATGCTGATCCTGACGGTCGACGAAGAGGATATGCTGGCAGCGGCCGCCAGCCTCGGAAAGCCCGTCGTGCTCGTCAACAGCGACGATCCCTATATGCGGCTTTCGAGTGTGACGCCCTGCAACCGCTCGGCTGCCTTCATCGCCGCCGAACGGCTGATCCAGGCCGGGCATCAGCGCATCCTTTTCATGCTGCGCCCGGGTCGGCGGACGATCGAGCGGCGCCTGGAGGGCTGGCGCGACGCCCTGCGGCATCACGGGCTGACGGCCGAGGCCGATCTCGTGCTCGAGGTCGACGACTGGCTGCCGGAACTTGGCGCCGAGGCGATCACCCGCCTTGTCGGCGACAAAGGTCTTTCCTTCACTGCCGTCCTGACGGCGGGCGACAGTCTCGCCAGCGGCGCGGTGCGTGGATTGCAGGCGATGGGCTATGCCGTGCCGCAGGACGTTTCCGTCATGGGCATAGACGACTTGCCGCAATCGGCCTTTCTCAATCCGCCGCTGTCGACGGTGCATATTCCGATGCGCGAACTCGGCGCCACCGCGCTCGACCTCTTGCGCGACATGATGCTGGGTCTTGCGACGCCGCGGCGCCGCGTCGAGCTTTCCTGCCATCTGGTCGAAAGGAGCAGCGTCGCAGCTGTATCTCCTGTGAGGGAGGGGCGCTGA